In the genome of Candidatus Eremiobacterota bacterium, one region contains:
- a CDS encoding trypsin-like peptidase domain-containing protein, producing the protein MTSRTSIFGMAVVGLIGAIIGSFSMMLYASTHFAGVAGPGNTPPAVQAAPLVAGGTTDQDRIVNAVKRVEPSVVALEVTVNGSIYVPADPFSQFFGGSASPYQRRNVVERASGSGFVYSREGLILTNAHVVPKGTSKIVVIFANGDRVPGHLFSSNPGADVALVKVDGYAKLPPPVQFVDSSKVQAGQWAIAIGEPQGLQRSVTVGVVSGFNRDEPIQGDDQQVHLFKGLLQTSAPINPGNSGGPLIDYDGRVMGMNQSTANPASAQGIGFAIPSATITQTAVALAKAPGQTVNANGTGTGVGYLGILMKPVDDSVRTQIGYNDQGGAVVQQVQSGQAADKAGLEPGDVIQTINGKPVNQPADVTNVIKGSKPGQTVSMRVWSQGAKRNVQIKLGEQPADLYLQQQQPQP; encoded by the coding sequence GTGACGTCTCGTACCAGCATCTTCGGAATGGCCGTCGTCGGGCTGATCGGCGCGATCATCGGGAGCTTCTCGATGATGCTCTACGCGAGCACGCACTTCGCCGGCGTCGCCGGCCCCGGCAACACGCCGCCCGCTGTCCAAGCCGCCCCGCTCGTCGCCGGCGGCACGACCGACCAGGACCGCATCGTGAACGCCGTCAAGCGCGTCGAGCCGTCGGTCGTCGCGCTCGAAGTCACCGTCAACGGCTCGATCTACGTGCCAGCGGATCCGTTCTCGCAGTTCTTCGGCGGCAGCGCCTCGCCGTACCAGCGCCGCAACGTCGTCGAGCGCGCCTCCGGGTCGGGCTTCGTGTACTCGCGCGAAGGCTTGATCCTGACCAACGCGCACGTCGTTCCCAAGGGCACGTCCAAGATCGTGGTGATCTTTGCGAACGGTGACCGCGTCCCGGGACACCTCTTCTCCTCGAACCCCGGCGCCGACGTGGCGCTCGTCAAGGTCGACGGGTACGCGAAGCTTCCGCCGCCGGTTCAGTTCGTCGACAGCTCTAAGGTCCAGGCGGGCCAGTGGGCGATCGCGATCGGCGAGCCGCAGGGTCTCCAGCGCTCGGTGACCGTCGGCGTCGTCTCGGGCTTCAACCGCGACGAGCCGATCCAAGGTGACGACCAGCAAGTGCATCTCTTCAAGGGGCTCCTCCAGACCTCTGCCCCGATCAACCCGGGCAACTCCGGCGGCCCGCTGATCGACTACGACGGCCGCGTGATGGGGATGAACCAGTCGACCGCGAACCCAGCGTCCGCGCAAGGCATCGGCTTTGCGATCCCGTCCGCCACAATCACCCAAACGGCGGTTGCCCTCGCAAAGGCCCCGGGGCAGACGGTCAACGCAAACGGTACCGGCACCGGCGTCGGCTATCTTGGGATCTTGATGAAGCCTGTCGACGACAGCGTCCGCACCCAGATCGGTTATAACGACCAGGGCGGTGCCGTCGTGCAGCAGGTGCAGAGTGGTCAGGCTGCGGACAAGGCCGGACTCGAGCCGGGCGACGTGATCCAAACGATCAACGGCAAGCCGGTGAACCAGCCCGCCGATGTGACGAACGTGATCAAGGGGAGTAAACCCGGACAGACCGTCTCGATGCGCGTCTGGAGCCAGGGGGCGAAGAGAAACGTCCAGATTAAATTGGGCGAGCAGCCGGCGGACCTCTACCTCCAACAGCAGCAGCCGCAGCCGTAA
- a CDS encoding ABC transporter ATP-binding protein — MNDAQRAIDVFAVTKTYSLGDVKVEALRGVTFSIERGEYVAIMGPSGSGKSTLMNLLGCLDRPTSGRYLLDGTDVSTLNDDQLAAIRLKKLGFVFQGFNLLARTSALKNVALPLFYAGVGSRARNEQASGRLTEVGLGDRMDHKPSELSGGQQQRVAIARALVNDPAVLLADEPTGNLDSQTSEEIMGLFESLNAGGRTIIMVTHDEDVAGHARRIIRLRDGRIVDDQPTARG, encoded by the coding sequence ATGAATGACGCGCAGCGCGCGATCGACGTGTTCGCCGTGACCAAGACCTACTCGCTCGGCGACGTGAAGGTCGAGGCGCTGCGCGGCGTGACGTTCTCGATCGAGCGCGGCGAGTACGTCGCGATCATGGGGCCCTCGGGCTCCGGCAAGTCGACGCTGATGAACCTGCTCGGCTGTCTGGACCGCCCGACGTCGGGACGCTATTTGCTCGACGGCACCGACGTCTCGACCCTCAACGACGATCAGCTCGCCGCGATCAGGCTCAAGAAGCTGGGCTTCGTCTTTCAAGGCTTCAACCTGCTGGCGCGCACGAGCGCGCTCAAAAACGTCGCCTTGCCACTGTTCTACGCCGGCGTCGGGTCGCGCGCGCGCAACGAGCAGGCCTCGGGGCGGCTGACCGAAGTAGGCCTCGGCGACCGGATGGATCACAAACCCAGCGAGCTCTCCGGCGGCCAGCAGCAACGCGTCGCCATCGCGCGCGCGCTGGTCAACGATCCGGCCGTCCTGCTCGCCGACGAGCCGACCGGGAATTTGGACTCGCAGACCAGCGAAGAGATCATGGGGCTGTTCGAGAGCTTGAACGCCGGCGGCCGAACGATCATCATGGTCACCCACGACGAGGACGTCGCCGGCCACGCCCGGCGGATCATCCGGCTGCGCGACGGCCGGATCGTCGACGACCAGCCGACCGCGCGAGGTTAA
- a CDS encoding Hsp70 family protein: MAKVVGIDLGTTNSVVAVMEGQSPTVIANSEGSRTTPSVVAFTKTGERLVGQLAKRQAVTNPDRTISSIKREMGTDHKVKIDGKDYTPQEISSMILQKLVNDASSYLGERVTKAVVTVPAYFNDAQRQATKDAGKIAGLEVLRIINEPTAAALAYGLDKKGNETILVWDLGGGTFDVSILEVGDGVFEVKSTNGDTHLGGDDYDKRIVDWIVDEFRKDQGIDLSKDRQALQRLSEAAEKAKVELSSVVQTSINLPFITADQNGPKHLEYTLTRSKFEELTSDLTDRCVQPFKNAIADAKLDVSQIEEVILV; encoded by the coding sequence ATGGCAAAAGTGGTCGGAATCGACCTCGGCACGACCAATTCGGTCGTCGCCGTGATGGAAGGGCAGAGCCCGACCGTCATCGCCAACTCCGAAGGATCGAGAACGACTCCTTCGGTCGTGGCGTTCACGAAGACCGGCGAACGGCTCGTCGGTCAGCTTGCGAAGCGCCAGGCCGTCACCAACCCGGACCGCACGATCAGCTCGATCAAGCGCGAGATGGGGACCGATCACAAGGTCAAGATCGACGGCAAGGATTACACGCCGCAAGAGATCAGCTCGATGATCCTGCAGAAGCTCGTCAACGACGCTTCTTCGTACCTCGGCGAGCGGGTCACGAAAGCAGTCGTCACCGTGCCGGCGTACTTCAACGACGCGCAGCGGCAGGCGACGAAGGACGCCGGCAAGATCGCCGGCCTCGAAGTCTTGCGCATCATCAACGAGCCGACGGCCGCCGCGCTGGCGTACGGGCTCGACAAGAAAGGCAACGAGACGATCCTCGTGTGGGACCTCGGCGGCGGGACGTTCGACGTCTCGATCCTCGAAGTCGGCGACGGCGTCTTCGAAGTCAAATCGACCAACGGCGACACGCACCTCGGCGGCGACGATTACGATAAACGCATCGTCGATTGGATCGTCGATGAATTTCGCAAAGATCAAGGCATCGATCTGAGCAAGGACCGGCAAGCGCTGCAGCGTTTGAGCGAGGCGGCGGAAAAAGCGAAAGTCGAGCTTTCGAGCGTCGTTCAAACGAGTATCAACCTTCCGTTCATCACCGCCGATCAAAACGGACCGAAGCACCTCGAATATACGCTCACGCGTTCGAAATTCGAAGAGCTGACGAGCGATCTGACCGATCGCTGCGTACAACCGTTCAAAAACGCGATCGCCGATGCAAAGCTCGACGTGTCGCAAATCGAGGAAGTGATTTTAGTC
- a CDS encoding ABC transporter permease, which yields MNPTQYLLEAVSVLAANRIRSILTVLGLIIGVTAVIAIQVLGAGMAGAVGGILGAISERTFVVFPSQQANFGRATIRLADLQRAKDEIPNIVGAMPAAGQRVVASYAHAQRRITFGPAADERFATSTPLRYGRKLSEDDIAQERSVCVLSDQAYAKFGMVGDPTGSSIRVGDRRFTIVGVLGSDKAGILPLNFNLGVTIPYTTFERFFVRGDSVPFARFLMDDPSKTEQTEADTVNWLRNLKGAHIDYQTFDRKAFSKGVDGVFTVITFVVALIGAVSLLVAGIGILNIMLVSVAERTREIGLRKAIGATRFQVLLQFFIEALALSGFGCLVGLVLGVTIGALVNDLVIVKFSGVVAPIPWLRSILIATIFTTVVTVAFGTYPAWRAATLDPIEALRYE from the coding sequence ATGAACCCGACGCAATATCTTCTCGAAGCGGTCTCGGTCCTCGCGGCGAATCGAATCCGCAGCATCCTGACCGTGCTCGGGCTGATCATCGGCGTCACCGCGGTGATCGCGATCCAGGTCCTGGGCGCCGGAATGGCCGGCGCGGTCGGCGGCATCCTGGGCGCGATCAGCGAACGGACCTTCGTCGTTTTTCCGAGCCAGCAGGCGAATTTCGGCCGCGCGACGATCCGGCTCGCCGACTTGCAGCGCGCCAAGGACGAGATCCCGAACATCGTCGGCGCGATGCCGGCCGCGGGTCAGCGCGTGGTCGCGTCGTACGCTCACGCGCAGCGCCGCATCACCTTTGGGCCGGCCGCCGACGAGCGGTTCGCCACCTCGACGCCGCTGCGCTACGGCCGCAAGCTCAGCGAGGACGACATCGCGCAAGAACGTTCCGTCTGCGTCCTCTCCGACCAGGCCTACGCGAAGTTCGGAATGGTGGGTGACCCGACGGGGAGCTCGATCCGCGTCGGTGACCGAAGGTTTACGATCGTCGGCGTGCTGGGCAGCGACAAAGCCGGAATCCTGCCGCTCAACTTCAACCTCGGTGTCACGATCCCGTACACGACGTTCGAGCGGTTCTTCGTGCGAGGCGACTCCGTGCCGTTCGCGCGGTTCCTGATGGACGATCCGTCGAAAACGGAGCAGACGGAAGCGGACACGGTGAATTGGCTGCGCAACCTCAAAGGCGCGCACATCGACTATCAGACCTTCGACCGCAAGGCGTTCAGCAAAGGCGTCGACGGCGTCTTCACCGTGATCACGTTCGTCGTCGCGCTGATCGGGGCGGTTTCGCTGCTGGTCGCCGGGATCGGGATCCTGAACATCATGCTGGTGAGCGTGGCGGAGCGCACGCGCGAGATCGGGCTGCGCAAAGCGATCGGCGCGACGCGCTTTCAGGTGCTGCTGCAGTTCTTCATCGAAGCGCTGGCGCTCTCGGGCTTCGGCTGTCTGGTGGGGCTCGTTCTCGGCGTCACGATCGGCGCGCTCGTCAACGACCTGGTGATCGTGAAGTTCTCCGGTGTCGTCGCACCGATCCCGTGGCTGCGCAGCATCTTGATCGCGACGATCTTCACCACCGTCGTGACCGTCGCGTTCGGCACCTACCCGGCGTGGCGCGCGGCCACGCTGGATCCTATCGAGGCGCTCCGGTATGAATGA
- a CDS encoding TlpA family protein disulfide reductase, which yields MLEVFATWCENCQAEVGALNLLYRKYRSKVDFLAVTGSKVASNQKSPEDDADVLSFAKVHNVMYPVAMDADRVVASKLQVVGFPAIFMIDRQHKVVYQIYGRTPFDELDSAVKAHLETAPITSQN from the coding sequence GTGCTGGAAGTGTTCGCTACGTGGTGCGAGAATTGTCAAGCCGAAGTCGGAGCGCTAAACTTGCTCTACCGAAAATATCGCTCTAAGGTCGACTTCTTGGCGGTCACTGGCAGTAAGGTCGCGAGCAACCAGAAATCACCGGAAGACGATGCCGATGTGTTGAGCTTCGCAAAGGTGCATAACGTCATGTATCCGGTCGCGATGGATGCCGACCGGGTAGTAGCATCGAAGCTGCAGGTCGTCGGCTTTCCCGCAATATTCATGATCGACAGGCAGCACAAAGTCGTCTATCAGATTTACGGGCGGACTCCGTTCGACGAGCTAGACTCGGCGGTCAAGGCACACCTCGAGACCGCGCCCATCACATCTCAAAACTGA